The DNA sequence CAATCCGGGTGTGTACGCACGGCACAACGCTGTCGATGTGCCCGCGCTGCTTCCCGACGGGTCATACTCCGAGTTATCGGTCAGCGGTGTGCTCACCCCGCGAGACATGGAGGCACGGTGAATCCCGGCAATTACCTCTATCTGGCTGCGCTCATCTTCACCATCGGGGCCGCAGGCGTGATGTTGCGCCGCAACGCGATCGTGGTCTTCATGAGTGTCGAGCTGATGCTCAACGCGGCCAACCTGGCGTTCGTCACCTTCGCCCGGATGCACGGGAATCTCGACGGCCAGGTCATCGCATTCTT is a window from the Mycobacteroides salmoniphilum genome containing:
- the nuoK gene encoding NADH-quinone oxidoreductase subunit NuoK yields the protein MNPGNYLYLAALIFTIGAAGVMLRRNAIVVFMSVELMLNAANLAFVTFARMHGNLDGQVIAFFTMVVAATEVVVGLGIIMTIFRTRRSASVDDADLLRF